The genomic DNA CGTCTCCTCCCCCCACCCCCTACCGCGTGCAGGAGTTGGGGCTGCGCCCCGGTGACCGGCTGCTCCTGCTCACCGACGGCATGCAGGAGCGCGGCGCGGCCGGCGTGGACCTGCCCGCCCTCTTCCGCGACACCCGCCGCCTCCACCCGCGCGAGGCCGTCCGGGCCCTGGTCGCCGCCGTGTGCGACGCCTGCGGGGGGCACCTGGAGGACGACGCGACCGTGCTGTGCCTGGACTGGCACGGCCCCCAGCCCACCGGTCTGCGCCCCGACGCCGACGACGGCGTCCGGGCCCTGGCGCGGGGGCCGTTGCCGGAGGGCGGCACCCCCGCGCGGGCGGGACGGCGGGGCGCCGCTCGCTGACGCGGGGCCGTCCGGGCGGGTCCCGCGCCGCGGCGGCCCCGGGCACCCGGCCCGGCACCGCGCCGCAGGACCGCGTGGCCGCACCGCGGAACCCCGCGAAGATCCCCGCGGTGGACGAGGCTTACGTCCGCCGCGGGTGGGCAGGCGGGATGGCACCCGAAGGTCGGGACAGTCAACGGAAGGAGTGTCGTGTCGTTTCTCTGGGCCATCATTGCGGGGCTCGTCATCGGTCTGCTGGCGAAGCTCGTCGTTCCCGGACGTCAGCCCATCCCCCTGTGGCTGACGGTCCTCCTCGGTATCGTCGGCGCCGTCGGCGGCAACGCACTCGCCACCGCCTTCGGCGTGCGCGACACCGGCGGTGTCGACTGGATCCGCCACCTCTTCCAGATCGGCATCGCGGCCGCCCTCATCTCCTTCGTCGCCCCCATGTGGGCCCGGCGGCGCGCCTGACCCCCAGGAGTACGACGGTGCAGCCGGACGCGGTGGTGACCGCGCCCGGCTGCACCGTCGTCGGCCAGTCCTTCCCGTGCGGTCCGCCGCCAGTCTGGAGACCCCATGCGCCTCACGTCCACGGCATCACCCCGGGCGTCCGCGGACGGCATCGCCGGCTGGGCCGCCGGCCTCGTCGACACCCTGGGCGGTCCCGG from Streptomyces sp. MRC013 includes the following:
- a CDS encoding GlsB/YeaQ/YmgE family stress response membrane protein; protein product: MSFLWAIIAGLVIGLLAKLVVPGRQPIPLWLTVLLGIVGAVGGNALATAFGVRDTGGVDWIRHLFQIGIAAALISFVAPMWARRRA